A region from the Saccharomonospora azurea NA-128 genome encodes:
- a CDS encoding D-sedoheptulose-7-phosphate isomerase: MIEEHFRALEDALRRMRSAAPTIESWAVHLTGVLTGGGRLLACGNGGSAAEAQHLTGELVGRFCHDRQPLSAIALHADTSAATAIVNDYGEHELYARQVRAHGRPGDVLMALSTSGRSQNVVTAAKVAHEIGMVTWALTGPDPNPLTALCDDAIAVDADHVATVQEMHLAIVHALCAHLDRTLGVAA; this comes from the coding sequence GTGATCGAAGAGCATTTCCGCGCCCTGGAGGATGCGCTGCGCCGGATGCGGTCGGCGGCGCCGACGATCGAGTCGTGGGCCGTCCACCTCACCGGAGTGCTGACGGGCGGCGGGAGACTGCTCGCGTGCGGCAACGGCGGCAGCGCCGCCGAGGCCCAGCACCTCACCGGTGAACTGGTGGGCAGGTTCTGCCACGACCGCCAACCGCTGTCGGCCATCGCCCTGCACGCCGACACCTCCGCGGCCACCGCGATCGTCAACGACTACGGCGAGCACGAGCTGTACGCGCGGCAGGTGCGGGCCCACGGCAGGCCCGGCGACGTGCTGATGGCGCTGTCCACCAGCGGCCGCAGCCAGAACGTCGTCACCGCCGCGAAGGTGGCGCACGAGATCGGCATGGTGACCTGGGCGTTGACCGGCCCCGACCCGAACCCGCTCACGGCGTTGTGCGACGACGCCATCGCCGTGGACGCCGACCACGTGGCCACCGTGCAGGAGATGCACCTCGCGATCGTGCACGCGTTGTGCGCCCACCTCGACCGCACGCTGGGAGTGGCCGCATGA
- a CDS encoding glycosyltransferase family 9 protein: MTGRVLVARLDNIGDVLLAGPAVRAVAAHADHVVLLAGPRGRAGADLLPGVDEVVEWCAPWIDPEPPALTQDSVDALVKQVRDLRLDAAFVLTSFHQSPLPLALVLRLAGVPWIGAISDDYPGSLLDLRHRVSGDPPEAERALSLVTAGGFSLPEGDDGALAVRRPLPDTRALTGADPFVVVHPAASVPARQPAWETTASAVTALVRAGHRVVLTGGPAERDLTGRIAHAARSERVVDLGGATSLPELASVLAAARVVVAPNTGPAHLAAAVGTPVVSLFAPVVPQSRWAPYGVPRVVLGDQDAPCKNTRARTCPVPGHPCLALDAAEVVGAVGAMELLTASTGGHDHGPAPRVGTKPTGGVS, from the coding sequence ATGACGGGCCGGGTCCTCGTCGCGCGCCTCGACAACATCGGCGACGTGCTGCTGGCGGGCCCCGCCGTGCGCGCCGTCGCGGCACACGCCGATCACGTCGTGCTGCTGGCGGGTCCACGCGGCCGGGCCGGTGCCGACCTCCTCCCCGGCGTGGACGAGGTCGTGGAGTGGTGCGCGCCGTGGATCGACCCGGAACCACCCGCGCTCACACAGGACTCGGTCGACGCGCTCGTCAAGCAGGTCCGAGACCTGCGGCTGGACGCGGCGTTCGTGCTGACGTCGTTCCACCAGTCGCCGTTGCCGCTGGCGCTCGTGCTGCGCCTGGCCGGGGTGCCGTGGATCGGTGCCATCAGCGACGACTACCCCGGCTCCCTGCTCGACCTGCGACACCGCGTCTCCGGTGATCCGCCGGAGGCGGAGCGCGCGCTGTCACTGGTCACCGCCGGAGGGTTCTCTCTGCCCGAGGGGGACGACGGAGCGCTCGCCGTGCGCCGTCCGCTCCCGGACACGCGGGCGCTCACCGGTGCGGACCCGTTCGTCGTGGTGCATCCCGCCGCCTCGGTCCCGGCGCGGCAGCCCGCGTGGGAGACGACCGCCTCGGCGGTGACCGCGCTGGTCCGAGCCGGGCACCGCGTGGTGCTCACCGGCGGACCCGCCGAGCGCGACCTCACCGGGCGCATCGCCCACGCCGCCCGCTCGGAGCGGGTCGTCGATCTCGGCGGCGCCACGTCGTTGCCGGAACTCGCCTCCGTGCTGGCCGCCGCCCGCGTGGTGGTGGCCCCCAACACGGGCCCGGCGCACCTCGCCGCGGCCGTGGGCACCCCCGTGGTGTCCCTGTTCGCGCCCGTGGTCCCCCAATCGCGCTGGGCTCCGTACGGCGTGCCCCGCGTCGTGCTGGGCGACCAGGACGCACCGTGCAAGAACACCAGAGCGCGGACCTGCCCCGTGCCGGGACACCCGTGTCTGGCGCTCGACGCGGCGGAGGTCGTCGGCGCCGTCGGGGCCATGGAGCTTCTGACGGCGTCCACGGGCGGTCACGACCACGGACCCGCACCGCGCGTCGGCACGAAACCCACTGGAGGTGTGTCGTGA